From a single Arthrobacter sp. SLBN-112 genomic region:
- a CDS encoding SDR family NAD(P)-dependent oxidoreductase, which produces MARVFITGSTDGLGRAAAASLLRDGHEVIVHARSSRRVPAVQHLLDRGAQLVTGDLSIEEEVRQVADEASGIGGIDAVIHNAGVLDGPALLPVNVVAPYLLTALIPGPRRLIYLSSGMHRGGDTGLEGLDWAGRTTTASYSTTKLQVTALSAAVARLVPSVASNAVDPGWVPTRMGGRSAPDSLELGHRTQEWLATSDDPAALASGGYWYHQRRKTPHSAVKDPQFQDALLARLAAHTGVTLDAL; this is translated from the coding sequence ATGGCACGCGTCTTCATCACCGGATCCACCGACGGGCTGGGCCGGGCAGCGGCGGCGTCACTGCTGCGGGACGGCCACGAGGTGATCGTGCACGCCCGTTCCTCCCGGCGGGTCCCCGCAGTCCAGCACCTCCTGGACCGCGGCGCCCAGCTGGTCACGGGTGATCTCAGCATTGAAGAGGAAGTCCGGCAGGTCGCTGATGAGGCCAGCGGGATCGGCGGCATTGATGCGGTCATCCACAACGCGGGAGTGCTGGACGGCCCGGCGCTGCTGCCGGTGAATGTGGTGGCGCCATACCTGCTGACCGCCCTCATCCCCGGACCGCGCCGGCTCATCTACCTCAGCAGCGGCATGCACCGCGGGGGCGATACCGGGCTGGAGGGCCTGGACTGGGCAGGACGGACGACGACGGCCTCCTACTCCACCACCAAGCTGCAGGTGACTGCGCTGTCGGCAGCGGTGGCCCGGCTGGTGCCGAGCGTCGCCAGCAACGCCGTGGACCCTGGCTGGGTGCCCACGCGGATGGGTGGCCGCTCGGCACCGGACAGCCTCGAATTGGGGCACCGGACCCAGGAATGGCTGGCCACCAGCGATGATCCGGCCGCATTGGCCAGCGGCGGCTACTGGTACCACCAGCGCCGGAAAACCCCGCATTCGGCCGTGAAGGACCCCCAGTTCCAGGACGCCCTCCTGGCCCGGCTCGCCGCGCACACCGGTGTCACGCTCGACGCCCTGTAG